From a region of the Mytilus galloprovincialis chromosome 3, xbMytGall1.hap1.1, whole genome shotgun sequence genome:
- the LOC143067730 gene encoding A-kinase anchor protein 14-like, which yields MSAEEAYADQAKKLVDDVIEASIKRLETGIALTEREKTFESIIQQSETSPENTFVRDENFVVENIKWLTIGDYSVAKAEEKMHEYIKTWQYDVSWLYCIDFLGAEEYDFDSRYRFRVRWSIPTRRKPIPRATASVYFSFVVSKIKPKHYPVDTYYVYETHKLVHKPGQSRFREKWLKDIIENKVMMMQMVEF from the exons ATGTCCGCAGAAGAAGCATATGCCGATCAAGCAAAAAAGTTGGTTGATGATGTAATAGAGGCTTCTATTAAACGACTAGAGACTGGAATAGCTCTTACAGAAAGAGAAAAGACATTTGAATCAATTATACAACAATCTGAAACAAGTCCAGAAAATACATTTGTCAGGGATGAAAATTTTGTTGTAGAAAATATTAAATGGCTTACCATAGGAGATTATTCTGTTGCAAAAGCAGAAGAAAAAATGCATGAATATATAAAG acaTGGCAGTATGATGTAAGTTGGTTATATTGTATAGACTTTTTGGGAGCAGAAGAGTACGATTTTGATTCACGATACAGATTCAGAGTACGATGGAGCATACCAACAAGAAGAAAACCAATTCCAAGAGCAACAgcttcagtttatttttcatttgttgtaTCAAAAATTAAACCTAAG CATTACCCAGTTGATACATACTATGTTTATGAGACACACAAGTTAGTTCACAA ACCAGGACAGTCCCGATTTAGAGAGAAATGGTTAAAAGATATTATAGAAAACAAAGTGATGATGATGCAGATGGTGGAGTTCTAA
- the LOC143067728 gene encoding cell division cycle protein 16 homolog encodes MAGDEVKIETSEKQPPPCNYNLPKLRERVKQYIDKHHYDSALFWADKIVSLSNGNVDDIYWYAQTLYLTGQYHRASRLLRNKKLDKTNTSCRHLAALCHYECKEWQEALNILDLVENNNMRQLTQSFNESHFDLVMKETEHSINLLRGKIYEAMDNRNLAVECYREALRQDVYCFEAFDLLVNHHMLTAQEERELMDSLPLSSQCPEDEIELVRFLYENRLKKYNKPKDFKLPDSLNILKDNMDVIVNLSERHYYNCDFRECFKITSMVLLKDPYNSQCLPLHIAVLVELKKTKELFYLAHKLVDLYPNKPVSWFAVGCYYLLIEKSEPARRYLCKATTLDRVYGPAWLAFGHSFASDNEHDQAMAAYFTASQLMKGCHLPILYIGLEYGLTNNAKLAERFFSQALSIAPEDPFVLHEMGVIAFQNQDYLAAERYFKEALQKVQCVGEQVLVEKWEPLLNNLGHTCRKLQKYEESLEYHRRAQIISPQCPSTFSAIGYCYVLMGNNMMAVDYFHKALGIRRDDTFSTTMLTNVMEALMSEMAPNDDDDIPEFTIPGKLEISQTGSEKEILEESELADSSSMAIEEVDMDNSD; translated from the exons ATGGCGGGTGATGAAGTGAAAATTGAAACTTCAGAAAAGCAACCTCCACCTTGCAACTATAACCTCCCGAAGCTGAGAGAAAGAGTAAAACAGTATATCGACAAG CATCATTATGACTCCGCTTTATTTTGGGCTGACAAGATTGTTTCCCTATCAAACG GCAATGTTGATGATATATACTGGTATGCACAAACATTATACCTGACAGGACAGTATCACAGAGCTTCAAGATTACTCAGGAACAAAAAATTAGATAAG ACAAATACCTCATGTCGCCATTTAGCAGCCTTATGTCAT tatgAGTGTAAAGAATGGCAGGAAGCATTAAACATACTTGATTTGGTAGAAAACAACAATATGAGACAACTTACACAGAGTTTTAATGAGTCACATTTTGACTTGGTTATGAAAGAG ACAGAACATTCAATAAATTTGTTACGAGGGAAGATTTATGAAGCTATGGACAATAGAAACTTAGCTGTAGAATGTTACAGAGAGGCTCTGCGTCAGGATGTTTATTGTTTTGAAGCATTTGATTTGCTGGTCAATCATCATATGCTTACAGCTCAAGAAG AACGAGAACTAATGGATTCCCTTCCATTATCATCACAGTGTCCAGAAGATGAAATAGAACTGGTcagatttttatatgaaaatagattaaaaaag taTAACAAGCCAAAAGATTTTAAATTACCagattcattaaatattttgaaagacaATATGGATGTGATAGTGAATTTATCAGAAAGACATTATTATAACTGTGATTTTAGAGAATGTTTTAAAATAACTTCAAT ggTATTACTAAAAGACCCCTATAATAGTCAATGTTTACCATTACATATAGCTGTTTTGGTAGAACTGAAGAAAACAAAAG aattattttatttagcaCATAAACTAGTAGACTTGTATCCTAATAAACCA GTATCATGGTTTGCTGTGGGatgttattatttattaataGAGAAAAGTGAACCTGCAAGAAGATACCTGTG TAAAGCTACGACATTAGACAGAGTATACGGACCGGCATGGTTAGCATTTGGACATTCTTTTGCCTCAGACAATGAACATGATCAAGCAATGGCTGCATACTTCACAGCTTCACAGTTAATGAAGGGTTGTCATCTACCTATCTTATATATAGGACTGGAATATGGACTTACAAACAATGCCAAATTAGCAGAAAGATTCTTCAGTCAGGCCCTTAGTATTGCTCCTGAGGATCCATTTGTTTTACATGAGATGGGTGTGATAGCATTTCAGAACCAAGA ctACCTTGCAGCAGAGAGATACTTTAAAGAAGCATTACAGAAAGTTCAGTGTGTTGGTGAACAAGTGTTAGTGGAGAAATGGGAACCTTTACTTAATAACTTAGGTCATACGTGTAGAAAACTCCA GAAGTATGAAGAATCCTTAGAATATCATAGAAGAGCACAAATCATTTCACCTCAATGTCCTTCTACATTTTCTGCTATTGGTTACTGTTATGTACTTATGGGTAACAACATGATGGCTGTAGACTATTTCCATAAG GCCTTAGGGATTAGAAGAGATGATACGTTCTCTACAACCATGTTAACTAATGTAATGGAAGCTTTGATGAGTGAAATGGCACCTAATGATG